In Streptomyces sp. NBC_00483, a single window of DNA contains:
- a CDS encoding UDP-N-acetylglucosamine 1-carboxyvinyltransferase has protein sequence MADDYLERIGKLIRDARQHRGWTQSQLAEALNTSQSAVNRIERGNQNISLEMIARIGEALDSEIVSLGYAGPMHLRVVGGRRLSGSIEVKTSKNACVALLCASLLNKGRTVLRRVARIEEVYRLLEVLGSIGVRTRWINDGADLEIVPPAELDMNAIDAEAARRTRSIIMFLGPLLHRMDRFKLPYAGGCDLGTRTIEPHMIALRRFGLDITATEGLYHAEVHPDVAPDRPIVLTERGDTVTENALLAAARADGTTIIRNASSNYMVQDLCFFLEALGVEVEGVGTTTLTVHGVPHIDVDVDYSPSEDPVEAMSLLTAAVVTQSELTVKRVPVEFLEIELAVLEEMGLDHDRSAEYPADNGRTRLIDLTVRPSKLEAPIDKIHPMPFPGLNIDNVPFFAAIAASAQGKTLIHDWVYDNRAIYLTDLNRLGGRLQLLDPHRVLVEGPTRWRAAEMMCPPALRPAVVVLLAMMAAEGTSVLRNVYVINRGYEELAERLNSVGAQIETFRDI, from the coding sequence ATGGCAGACGACTACCTCGAACGTATCGGCAAGCTCATCCGCGACGCCCGCCAGCACCGGGGCTGGACGCAGTCGCAGCTTGCGGAGGCGCTCAACACCAGCCAGAGCGCGGTGAACCGCATCGAGCGCGGGAACCAAAACATCAGCCTTGAGATGATCGCTCGAATTGGCGAAGCTCTCGACAGTGAAATCGTCTCCCTCGGGTACGCGGGACCGATGCACCTGCGCGTGGTCGGCGGACGCCGGCTGTCGGGTTCGATCGAGGTCAAGACGAGCAAGAACGCGTGCGTGGCGCTGCTGTGCGCCTCGCTGCTCAACAAGGGCCGCACCGTGCTGCGCCGGGTCGCCCGCATCGAGGAGGTGTACCGCCTCCTGGAGGTACTCGGCTCGATCGGCGTCCGCACCCGCTGGATCAACGACGGCGCGGACCTCGAGATCGTGCCGCCCGCCGAGCTCGACATGAACGCCATCGACGCGGAGGCCGCGCGCCGCACCCGCTCGATCATCATGTTCCTCGGCCCGCTCCTTCACCGCATGGACCGCTTCAAGCTGCCGTACGCGGGCGGCTGCGACCTCGGCACCCGCACGATCGAGCCGCACATGATCGCGCTGCGCCGCTTCGGCCTCGACATCACGGCGACCGAGGGGCTCTACCACGCGGAGGTCCACCCGGACGTCGCGCCGGACCGCCCCATCGTGCTGACCGAGCGCGGCGACACCGTGACGGAGAACGCGCTGCTCGCCGCGGCCCGCGCCGACGGCACGACGATCATCCGCAACGCCTCGTCCAACTACATGGTCCAGGACCTGTGCTTCTTCCTGGAGGCGCTGGGCGTCGAGGTCGAGGGCGTCGGCACGACGACACTGACCGTGCACGGCGTGCCGCACATCGACGTCGACGTGGACTACTCGCCGTCCGAGGACCCGGTCGAGGCGATGAGCCTGCTGACCGCGGCCGTCGTCACGCAGTCCGAACTCACGGTCAAGCGCGTGCCGGTCGAGTTCCTGGAGATCGAGCTGGCGGTCCTGGAGGAGATGGGCCTCGACCACGACCGCTCGGCGGAGTACCCGGCCGACAACGGGCGCACGCGCCTCATCGACCTCACGGTCCGCCCGTCGAAGCTCGAAGCGCCGATCGACAAGATCCACCCGATGCCGTTCCCCGGTCTGAACATCGACAACGTGCCGTTCTTCGCGGCGATCGCGGCGTCGGCGCAGGGCAAGACCCTCATCCACGACTGGGTGTACGACAACCGGGCGATCTATCTGACCGACCTGAACCGGCTCGGCGGCCGCCTCCAACTCCTCGACCCGCACCGGGTGTTGGTCGAGGGGCCGACGCGGTGGCGTGCCGCCGAGATGATGTGCCCGCCGGCGCTGCGTCCCGCCGTGGTCGTGCTGCTGGCGATGATGGCGGCCGAGGGCACGTCGGTGCTGCGCAACGTGTACGTGATCAACCGCGGTTACGAGGAGCTGGCGGAGCGGCTCAACTCCGTCGGCGCGCAGATCGAGACGTTCCGGGACATCTGA
- a CDS encoding FG-GAP repeat domain-containing protein encodes MKRPSAAALAACASLVLLAGCGTGHGAPESKPSASGGGSGGVPQEPSASRAPAAGKGSKDPDDLNGDGHRDLLVPVAAHVNPDTHERDERVGVIFGSARGLDPTTRTVYGRSDLGIPRSNLADQGPEENIAAENVTTADLDGDGFPDLVTTVAEESGDRSGDYRHVPYVAWGTPTGPGEEGRTATPIQLPSTAAHLGLDGLTRGDFDGDGHHDLAGLGENGTKAHILYGPFDRSGAPARTGSLPGHGIDLVADDIDPTGKPRVTGLLARVVGDGEQTTSTLYADPRTGQGRELRAGNAHAFGDFDGDGRRDLAVGDDGSRNDEPGSETEAADVDGSLAVYPGGGGAPETYKLPEPGKGRHGDYGPGGYVAADPDGDGRDGILVATYDGATLIDGNERIPVLRQGPAEVDGKKRSDNARRARPVEAGDFDADGKEELVLAWAADGLFTLYGEHPTHWWITDGTSGRDATSFATD; translated from the coding sequence ATGAAGCGTCCCTCCGCCGCCGCCCTCGCCGCGTGCGCCTCCCTGGTTCTGCTCGCCGGTTGCGGGACCGGGCACGGCGCGCCGGAATCCAAGCCGTCCGCGTCCGGCGGGGGCAGTGGCGGGGTGCCCCAGGAGCCCTCGGCCAGCCGGGCCCCGGCGGCAGGGAAGGGGTCCAAGGACCCCGACGACCTCAATGGCGACGGGCACCGGGACCTCCTCGTGCCCGTCGCGGCGCACGTGAACCCGGACACGCATGAGCGCGACGAGCGGGTCGGCGTCATCTTCGGCTCCGCCCGCGGGCTCGACCCGACAACGCGCACCGTGTACGGGCGGTCGGACCTCGGGATTCCGCGCTCGAACCTTGCCGACCAGGGGCCCGAGGAGAACATCGCCGCGGAGAACGTGACCACGGCCGACCTCGACGGGGACGGGTTCCCCGATCTCGTCACCACCGTGGCCGAGGAGTCCGGCGATCGCAGCGGCGACTATCGCCACGTCCCCTACGTGGCGTGGGGCACGCCGACCGGCCCCGGCGAGGAGGGACGTACGGCCACCCCTATCCAACTCCCCTCCACCGCAGCACATTTGGGCCTGGACGGTCTCACGCGTGGCGACTTCGACGGGGACGGCCACCACGATCTGGCGGGCCTCGGCGAGAACGGCACGAAGGCGCACATCCTGTACGGCCCCTTCGACCGCTCGGGCGCGCCGGCCCGCACCGGTTCACTGCCCGGACACGGCATCGACCTGGTGGCGGACGACATCGACCCGACCGGCAAGCCGCGTGTCACCGGGCTTCTGGCCCGCGTAGTGGGCGACGGGGAGCAGACGACCAGCACGCTGTACGCCGACCCGCGCACGGGCCAGGGCCGCGAGCTGCGCGCGGGCAACGCGCACGCCTTCGGCGATTTCGACGGGGACGGGCGGCGGGACCTGGCCGTGGGTGACGACGGCAGCCGCAACGACGAGCCCGGCTCCGAGACGGAAGCGGCCGACGTGGACGGGTCGTTGGCGGTGTACCCTGGCGGGGGCGGGGCCCCGGAGACGTACAAGCTGCCCGAGCCCGGCAAGGGGCGGCACGGCGACTACGGCCCCGGCGGGTACGTCGCCGCGGATCCGGACGGGGACGGGCGGGACGGCATCCTCGTCGCCACGTACGACGGGGCGACGCTGATCGACGGGAACGAGCGGATCCCCGTGCTGCGGCAGGGGCCCGCGGAGGTGGACGGCAAGAAGCGCTCGGACAACGCGCGTCGGGCACGGCCGGTCGAGGCGGGTGACTTCGACGCCGACGGCAAGGAGGAGCTGGTCCTGGCGTGGGCGGCGGACGGGCTCTTCACCTTGTACGGGGAGCATCCGACGCACTGGTGGATCACGGATGGGACGTCCGGCCGGGACGCGACCTCGTTCGCGACCGATTGA
- a CDS encoding DUF4236 domain-containing protein encodes MALTFRKSFRILPGVRLNINRRSWSITTGGPHGPKRTHSSTGRRTTSMDLPGPFGWRRTRTTRRRRGHAGH; translated from the coding sequence ATGGCACTCACCTTCCGCAAGAGCTTCCGCATCCTTCCCGGCGTGCGCCTCAACATCAATCGCCGGTCCTGGTCGATCACCACCGGCGGGCCGCACGGCCCGAAGCGGACCCACAGCAGCACCGGCCGCCGAACCACCTCCATGGACCTGCCGGGCCCCTTCGGCTGGCGCCGCACCCGGACCACCCGGCGCCGTCGAGGTCACGCAGGCCACTGA